ATGAAAATTATTGATGGAACTCTCATTATTAAGAATATTCAAAAGTCTAACGAAGGATTTTACTTATGCAAAGCATCCAATGGGATAGGTGGAATTTCAGCCGTGGCTAAAATATCAGTTCAGGCACCTCCTTCCTTTGAAATCAAGAAGAGAACTCAAACAGCACTCATCTCGGACAACACTGTACTACAATGTGAAGCAAAAGGAGAGAAACCCATCGGTGTTTTGTGGAACATGAACAACAAACGACTTGATGCCAAAGTTGACGACCGATACACTATCAGAGAAGAAGTTATAGATGATGGAGTTTTGAGTACGATCAGCATCAAAAGAACAGAAAGAGGAGACTCCGCACTTTTCACTTGTGTGGCCACCAATGCATTTGGAAGTGATGATACGAgcattaatttgattattcaaGAAAATCCGGAAACTCCGTATGATTTGAAGGTTCTTGATAAGGCTGGACGTACCGTCAAACTCTCTTGGCAAACTCCCTATAACGGCAACTCCAATCTTACACGCTACGTTATTGAGTTCAAACCAACAAAAGGATCCTGGAAAAATGATATTGATCATGTTCTTGTACCTGGGGATCAAAATCAAGCCGTGGTATATAGCCTTAAGCCTGCCAATTCCTATCACTTTAGAATTGTTGCTCAAAATGTGATTGGTGTCTCTGGACCCTCCGATACAATTACAATTGAGACTGCCGAAGAAGCTCCCTCCGGACCACCTGTTGATATCCGTGTTTCAGCTGTTGATCAACAAACTCTTCGAGTGTCTTGGAAACCTCCTCTAACTGAGCATTGGAATGGTGATATTCTTGGATACTATGTGGGCTACAAAGCAACTGCCAATAGTGAAGAAAAACCTTATTTATTCGAGACAGTGGAATTCAGAAAGGAACAAGGCCATGAGCATCAACTTCAAATCTCTAACTTAGAAGTATTTACTGAATATGCCGTCGTTGTTCAAGCCTTTAATAAAATTGGCCAGGGACCAATGTCTGACGAAGTCTTGGTCCACACCGCCGAAGGAGCTCCCACCGAACCCCCACAAGACATTGATCTCGTAACTCTGTCTTCTCAAAGTATAAAAGTCACTTGGTCTTCACCCCCACTAGCTTCAGCTCATGGTATTATTAAGGGTTATAAGGTTATTTACGGACCTAGCAAAGTTTGGTATGATCCTTCATCCCATGCTACGAAGATTTCTTCCGACATGCAAGCCGAACTCACTGGCCTTCAGCGCTACACGAATTACTCAATACAAGTTCTTGCTTTTACAAATGGCGGAGATGGTACCAAAACTGAGGTTTTCACTACAACCACTGAACAAGATATCCCTGGACCTCCTTCTTCTGTGAAAGCTCTTGCCATGTCTGATGACTCTATCCTCGTGTCTTGGCAATTACCAAAggaacaaaatggaaaaattattcaatataccGTGTACATTAAGGAGTTAGATAGAAGTAGAGATATTGCACCAACAAGCCGAAAAGTGGATTCTCTTCAAATGAGTCTGCAAATCGATAACTTGAGCTCTAAAGCAAGATATGAATTTTGGGTCACTGCACACACATCTATTGGAGGAGGACCCCGATCTAAAAAGGTCACTCTAACACCAACCGATAGAATTCCCGCTAAAATTGCTTCATTTGGAAATAGTTACTCAGCTATTGCCAAAACAGATATCCAACTGCCTTGCATTGCCGTAGGGTTTCCGATCCCTGCCCTTCACTGGAAAATTGATGGAATGCCCATTCCAGAAAATGATAGAATTCGCCAACTACCAGATGGATCCCTTCAAATCACTCGCATTTCTAAGGATGATGCTGCCCAATATACTTGTATGGTCAACAATAAATATGGTCAAGACACAGTTATTCACCAACTCATTGTGAACGGCCCCCCAGATCCACCAGAGATGTCATTGACTGCTCAAACCACAGATTCTATCACAGTTAAGATCAAACCAACCAAAAATGTTGACAAGTCTAGTATTCATGGCTTTACTATTCATTATAAGCCCGAATTCGGTGATTGGAGTACTGCCTCAGTTCCTTATGGATCTGAAGAATTTATTTTGGATGAGCTTCTCTGTGGTCaaagatatcatttatatgCTACTGCTTATAATGAGTAAGTACtttttccttaaataattaCTATAGGACTAATTAATCTATTAACTTTGTATTCAATAGCATTGGAATCGGTGATATCAGCCCTCAAGTTACAACAAAGACAAAAGGCGTTCAACCCACTGTACCTGATGCACATCGTTTTCTGGAAGTATCTGCAGGAAGTGTAACTCTTCATTTGAATGCCTGGATTGATGGTGGATGTcccatgaaatattttatggtcGAGTACAAACCCAAAAACCACAAGGACTGGACTCTTGTTTCTAATTCAGTTAAAGCCGGCGGAAATTTCGTTGTTTTGGATTTGAACCCTGCAACTTGGTATAATTTGAGAGTAACTGCTCATAATAATGCTGGATTCTCTGTTGCTGAATATGAATTTGCAACTCTTACGGTAAAAGGAGGTAAGATATTGGACTCTGATCCAttagatttaatattattccttttgttagttcttattattattattacatgaaAAACATGCAATGACATGGCGATGACTGATAACAAAAGTAGAGTAACGAAATGATTTTATAGGTGCTCTGGCCCCGGTCAGAGAAATTCCCGGAATGGAAGAAGGCCAAAGTGAATTAGAGAAAgcattgatgtattttttgacaaatgtaAATTTGATCGTTCCCGTTGCAGCTGCATTGGCTGTTATTTTCATCGCCTTTGCCGTCATTTGTGTTATTCGTGGAAGAAATCATTCCTTTGCCAAaggtaataatattttcttttttctcttcttatTATTTGCCATTAGGAACTATTGCCCCCCCTTTCGGAAGAAAGGGCTCCACTGATGGAAATCCTTTCCCTAATCTTCCGGACTGGGTTGATCTTGACATTATTGTCCCTGTTGGAGCAACTGTTGTCGTTATTTGTGTTGGGATTTTGGTAGTGTGTGTGGCTGTTACGAGGCGTAAACAACCCATACTTATGCCTCCAGGTTCTTTCTCTCCTCTTTTTACATCTATATATGTAACTCacgagttgtataaaatatgacctaccggTGTCCGAAAATGAAAGTTGAtagtaactctgacaatttaaaacatgttttgaagggtcatgacgttttattagatcagctgtgattggaaggaaataaaaacaaatttcacaCACGTTtcagtcatattttctacatctACATGATTTAAGTTTTcgaatacatcatttttttataattacataatgatgcattataataattgatcaatGTATAATGATGATTTCATCTTACAGAGGAATATGCTCAATACTATGGCCAAATGAATACCATGAATGCACGTATGATGACAACCAAAAGAGACGGACTTCCTTACGAAGAAATGGGCTACTGTCCTCCTCCCAATAGAAAGCTTCCTCCTGTTCCTGGACAACATTCCAACTATAACACCATCGATCGGATTAAAAATGGTAAGTGATTATTGTTGCATCATGGATAAACATGTTTTTTCGCTGTTTGATTGCTTGGGCACAACTGCAAGCTTTAATCCCATCCTACCCtctttgagaaaatttatatacaGTAGAATCCGATTAAACCGTTAACGTATAATACGGATTTTCGTTAATTTATGAAGGACATTTATGAAAGTCCCAaattcgttattatttaatagagtaTATACTCTATTAGAGTCAAAACTAGGGAACAAAgggttatatttttgatagagagtAAGGCCCTTCTATTTGTTAGTTCCATTTTGGCATCTCTGAATACAGgtcactatttttcttaatattaatattcattattgttcattcttataaaacttggttatttAGGCCCcaaaaatggccgacatcaacagtGATGACGTCACCCGGAAGTGCGTTGTAATTATTTCCCATCTAAAAAGTCAACATTTATACCAATAATCTTCTTTAAAGAATAATAGCACATTCAAACTTAATCTTATGATGAAgacatcttttatttattccaaacagtagttcatatatttttttatatagaaatagtaCAAAAAGTAACTTAAgttcaaattacaaattttgaaacgTACAAAGGGtgattccaaattttttaaattaatatacaattataatcaacaaatttgaaatgaatagCTTATTCGCTTAGTTGAACCAATGATTTATTTTGGTCACGCAGTTTTAATTCATTaaggttgttttattttttgttagttccTTAAAATCTGACTTAAACGGGTTCCATTGTATATGATACATTGCAAACTGatcattgtatttaaaaaagagaacatggttgctatttttttttcgtttttttttttttttttttcaacaaagaaATGGAAACTTTATTATGTactgaaaaaaattcacatgtaaataaataaatgaagacatTAAGTATTGAGACTCGGTCAGAGAccctcaaaaaattcaatttcgaTCCAAATTTCATTTCCACAGAAAAGATCAcacatattttttctcttttgtatatatatatttatttttttcatcaaatgtatTGAGACCTGTTCAAGACCAAAGTTGGATCGAATTAGAATTCAAATAACCACGGTCTCATATGGGTCTAGGATTTTTAGACCGAATCCCAACACTAgtagataaaattaatacatttagcATTTTGGGACtggattttaaattaattacgaACTATtaacaactttgtttttttctgaaaatatatatattaatacttatattttttacataactgAAAGTATTGACATCCCTCTGGTCTTTATCATAGAACTGCAGTTCAAGTCTAAATTggaattatcattatataaatgctattatatacatatattgatattaatggagcaatatatttataaagcagtCATGATTATAGctgatttctgtttatttcttcaaatggcAATGCCTATGTTCTTGGATATGTATAACTATCGTCATCCGtgatttagaaatacaatttcaattgCACTTTATTATGTTCATGTACTAGCGGGAGTACCCTGCATTACTAAGAGTTATTAAGCGCCGATAAGCGTAgaaacattgctttattaatatagattatatgGGTATTAGGAAAATTGCTCTAGGCGGATCccataaaattttatccaaatgTAGATTGTGTAGAAAGAAAacagaaaattttaaactaagtaCTCTTAGGAACAAAACAACAATTGAGAGACAGGTATATTCAGCTTAATTTTTTCATCCATCTCATTCTTATAAGAATGCTAAATATAATGTTGAAACTTGTCTCCTTTATGAATTTGTGAATGAAAATGAAGATgagattatttttgtcaaagtttAATGATAAGTTTAACTCATCAacctttattttcaatcaaccACTATtcaaaagggcaaaaaaaattatgcaattagATGCttgatattgtaaattaaacctTTTAATGATAAAGTTCAATGaagcaaatacattttcaaaaaaactaaattatcttATATACAAAACTTTGTTGACTTCAGACAATTTCAAGAGTTTAATAGATAAAGTTATAAGTAACATTACGCtcatgatttaaataaaactttttttttattattcgatattgttgttttgttaacatttttgtataagtttATTCTAAAATTATCTTCGAGAAAAATATAGAGATGTCAATATTTTCTGACACGAACGCATACATGTATTTGCGGCTATCTAATACTACCACGGTGTGGATTttgaaacaattaatatatatagtataataaaaatagatggtgaaattaatgaaaaatgtacTCCCATCTTGAATTGTTGCCAGATGCATCAAATAATGAATGTTAGTGTAgtataaaatacaattgatcttttatcatattttaatttgatatttatgtgTAATTAAAAAGTACTCGCATTAAAATGATTCAAATCATGTAAAGAGTATATACTTACCCCACATCTTTTGAATGTTCtcaaaagtacaaatatatgtacttttccTCTTTGAATCGATGCTACATTGATGAATCCGTCTTTAAATAAATCatgaatttaaatgaatatatgcaTCCGTTAGGAAATAAGAAACAACCTAGTTACACCACTTGGGATCCTCGAAAGAAGCAAGGACAAGAAATGCCTCAATACGATGAGATCCCTTATGGGGATATGGGGCCACCTCCCAGTAGTAATGCTGTTCCTATCAGTAAAGGCAACCTTCCCCAAGTACCTGACGAGTATTCACAAGTACCTATGATTCCCCAAAGACAAGGTTTGTTCATCACCGAATAATTCTTTCCTCTCTCACACCTCCTTCTCCTAATCGTCCATCctctccatttttttccaacttcATTAAATACTATCTTTTTCGTAAAAGtctaaactatatatttttttttttctctatcatTCTTCAATTGAGTTTTTCGTTTCGATTTTCACTCTCTAGGATCTTCTTCTTTCATACTCGAAGTTTTCATCTATGTTCACAATTCACAATTTACTCATTTTAATACTTCTTTCTCTCTTATTATTCATACACTTAGTTGGAGGATCCATTGGAAATGCGGATGAAGATATTAGTCCATATGCTACATTCCATCTATTGGGTATGAGAGAAGAAAATAAGGGAGGAATGCCACCCAATGCCACGTCCAATATTCAAACTCTTCCACATAAACAGCATCAAAACGGTGTTTCAAACACTCCTAAACATATTTCTCAGACAATGAACGTAagtggcaattttttttttatttgtctttatgGGGGTTTCTTAAATTATTAGTGGCGGAGAGGCCTTTCAGGAACGAATATTTTATAGGGCTGCCAAATTGGTGgtgtgaaaatatttaaaaacaatattcactttctttaaataaaaaagatcaaggaGTCGGTAAAATTTACACGTCATGGCCTCCCCTGTGAAAATTGTGCCACTCCGCCGCTgcacattaataaatattataattatttaacgaTCCCGACTTATAGTATTCATCTAGGCGGAAATGCGTAATCAAATCAGGAAGTTTTCATTATTTAGGAGAAAAAATAGATCTGCAATGCGTCTTCTGTCAAAAGTTGACCtattctgtaaaataaatatataccaatTAGTACATTTAGTTAATTTCATGCTCAATAAGTATACACTTCTTACTATATCACAGCATTTTTGTCCATGGTTTATAAGTCACATTGAAATTACTATTCAAGGCgtaaaacatgaaaatgaccattaaaatctTCCAAGAACCATGGTTTGGTCTTAaacgaatttttaaaataaaatcatttttttagagtatGACTACAATTGAAAGCCATGTTTtcacacaaaataattatacaattatatatagttCTTTCTCGTCTAAATATGGCTTTGAATCATAatcatactataaaaaattgatttttttttagggcTCTAAAGGCAAAATCTATGTTTATTGaaggttttaatggtcattttcgtgctttacgacttaaataacaatataaaatgtagGCTTTAGCCCGTCGGCGTACCATGACTTAAATTTTGTTACATAGTTGCATTAGTTCAGTTCCATCAAACACCATAGTAATGACACTTTTAAACAGATTTTAAGAATagggtaaaaatatataaattacacatAAATTGGCAGTTGTAGGTTTGTTACTTATACCtaatgttgtgtcggtccttctTTAATACTGTAGACTACAGTaccgtccagttcagtcataaaacttataaagttcggtccttgaggacgtcattcaactttatttcttctatttttaataagttctaGTACCAGGGGCGTATttgggctggagaggctgtagctcccctcccccaaatacaaaaaacaattccGTTTCCGGAATTATTTTCtacagaatttaatatttgaaatttcatttttagacttttttcagaaaaaaaataattgcaagaAGTCCCTcccaaacaa
The Lepeophtheirus salmonis chromosome 10, UVic_Lsal_1.4, whole genome shotgun sequence DNA segment above includes these coding regions:
- the Dscam1 gene encoding cell adhesion molecule Dscam1 isoform X1, which codes for MALPFRKSLVLILLGLIASTLADTSGPVFIEEPPNHVDFSNTTGVTIVCQSRGTPLPKITWVKSDGTNITVVPGLRQVQTNGNLVLPPFRAQHYSQEVHAQTYRCIAENKLGKVQSRDVHVRAVVQQYFKSGVEEEYVVIGNDVILKCKIPSFISDFLSVVNWEDSENVKYYPDLKNTDGKYVVLPSGELQIRNVVPEDGFKTYKCRTKHKLTGETKLSATAGKLVITEPIGSSKPKFSGSQTDNNNIVGKTYRLSESVTLLCNGQASPIPVFRWYKFMEANNNKKLVKLDDRVKQVGGTLIIKEAKVEDSGKYLCMVNNSVGGESVETVLTVTAPLSVDVEPKTQVVDYGRSVTFKCNYKGNPIKEVFWLKNGKSINHNENTLRINSVKKDDRGMYQCFIRNEQESAQATAELKLGGRFDPPEFISHFEETIVKPGGYLSISCIAKGDPSPNIKWFIYGKEVKNEGAITVGSFRDANGDVTSHLNISQVKTQFGGTYECQASSKVGKISHMAKLNVFGAPYVKKMRPMKVVAGKSMFITCPVAGYPISNIVWEKDGRQLPFNDRQTVFPNGTLIISDIQRKEDASVYTCVARNDEGYSARSDLEVSVMEPPQLMPLTFGDDVLNEGEFAQLFCIVRVGDEPLTLTWALQGDVISSEPGLSTTQLGSRTSMLTISAVGYRHSGTYTCTVTNKAGSDSQSALLRVNVRPRWTVEPTDKHFAQGSEAKIDCKSDGFPQPKIVWRKAIGLPVSNEQRPTPSDYKDLDVSNDRNMKIIDGTLIIKNIQKSNEGFYLCKASNGIGGISAVAKISVQAPPSFEIKKRTQTALISDNTVLQCEAKGEKPIGVLWNMNNKRLDAKVDDRYTIREEVIDDGVLSTISIKRTERGDSALFTCVATNAFGSDDTSINLIIQENPETPYDLKVLDKAGRTVKLSWQTPYNGNSNLTRYVIEFKPTKGSWKNDIDHVLVPGDQNQAVVYSLKPANSYHFRIVAQNVIGVSGPSDTITIETAEEAPSGPPVDIRVSAVDQQTLRVSWKPPLTEHWNGDILGYYVGYKATANSEEKPYLFETVEFRKEQGHEHQLQISNLEVFTEYAVVVQAFNKIGQGPMSDEVLVHTAEGAPTEPPQDIDLVTLSSQSIKVTWSSPPLASAHGIIKGYKVIYGPSKVWYDPSSHATKISSDMQAELTGLQRYTNYSIQVLAFTNGGDGTKTEVFTTTTEQDIPGPPSSVKALAMSDDSILVSWQLPKEQNGKIIQYTVYIKELDRSRDIAPTSRKVDSLQMSLQIDNLSSKARYEFWVTAHTSIGGGPRSKKVTLTPTDRIPAKIASFGNSYSAIAKTDIQLPCIAVGFPIPALHWKIDGMPIPENDRIRQLPDGSLQITRISKDDAAQYTCMVNNKYGQDTVIHQLIVNGPPDPPEMSLTAQTTDSITVKIKPTKNVDKSSIHGFTIHYKPEFGDWSTASVPYGSEEFILDELLCGQRYHLYATAYNDIGIGDISPQVTTKTKGVQPTVPDAHRFLEVSAGSVTLHLNAWIDGGCPMKYFMVEYKPKNHKDWTLVSNSVKAGGNFVVLDLNPATWYNLRVTAHNNAGFSVAEYEFATLTVKGGALAPVREIPGMEEGQSELEKALMYFLTNVNLIVPVAAALAVIFIAFAVICVIRGRNHSFAKEEYAQYYGQMNTMNARMMTTKRDGLPYEEMGYCPPPNRKLPPVPGQHSNYNTIDRIKNGNKKQPSYTTWDPRKKQGQEMPQYDEIPYGDMGPPPSSNAVPISKGNLPQVPDEYSQVPMIPQRQVGGSIGNADEDISPYATFHLLGMREENKGGMPPNATSNIQTLPHKQHQNGVSNTPKHISQTMNPRKNEAVNQPPPMYDSVVGDYEPGHPNFQQNFGNPYDCPEGMYGGSMMSSVAGYSQVSDHAVNQSGLPLPPQHMMHPHQQQHPYPHQHQHQPPIQQMQHQIQMQRQAAQQQIMSQSLHEGQNVPGNTNTVIYKGGGPTRGQAMSLPDEDFPPPPPIRSADTSLNDSNSTTQSNLTSECSEAECDREPLVKNRAPLSSSPNAKELTTEEMRKLIERNEVVSTSSGLTAFDSVNV
- the Dscam1 gene encoding cell adhesion molecule Dscam1 isoform X15; this encodes MALPFRKSLVLILLGLIASTLADTSGPVFIEEPPNHVDFSNTTGVTIVCQSRGTPLPKITWVKSDGTNITVVPGLRQVQTNGNLVLPPFRAQHYSQEVHAQTYRCIAENKLGKVQSRDVHVRAVVQQYFKSGVEEEYVVIGNDVILKCKIPSFISDFLSVVNWEDSENVKYYPDLKNTDGKYVVLPSGELQIRNVVPEDGFKTYKCRTKHKLTGETKLSATAGKLVITEPIGGTKPKFSLTTDTLSFSKESDTEITLLCPAQAFPIPSFRWYKFMEANNNKKLVKLDDRVKQVGGTLIIKEAKVEDSGKYLCMVNNSVGGESVETVLTVTAPLSVDVEPKTQVVDYGRSVTFKCNYKGNPIKEVFWLKNGKSINHNENTLRINSVKKDDRGMYQCFIRNEQESAQATAELKLGGRFDPPEFISHFEETIVKPGGYLSISCIAKGDPSPNIKWFIYGKEVKNEGAITVGSFRDANGDVTSHLNISQVKTQFGGTYECQASSKVGKISHMAKLNVFGAPYVKKMRPMKVVAGKSMFITCPVAGYPISNIVWEKDGRQLPFNDRQTVFPNGTLIISDIQRKEDASVYTCVARNDEGYSARSDLEVSVMEPPQLMPLTFGDDVLNEGEFAQLFCIVRVGDEPLTLTWALQGDVISSEPGLSTTQLGSRTSMLTISAVGYRHSGTYTCTVTNKAGSDSQSALLRVNVRPRWTVEPTDKHFAQGSEAKIDCKSDGFPQPKIVWRKAIGLPVSNEQRPTPSDYKDLDVSNDRNMKIIDGTLIIKNIQKSNEGFYLCKASNGIGGISAVAKISVQAPPSFEIKKRTQTALISDNTVLQCEAKGEKPIGVLWNMNNKRLDAKVDDRYTIREEVIDDGVLSTISIKRTERGDSALFTCVATNAFGSDDTSINLIIQENPETPYDLKVLDKAGRTVKLSWQTPYNGNSNLTRYVIEFKPTKGSWKNDIDHVLVPGDQNQAVVYSLKPANSYHFRIVAQNVIGVSGPSDTITIETAEEAPSGPPVDIRVSAVDQQTLRVSWKPPLTEHWNGDILGYYVGYKATANSEEKPYLFETVEFRKEQGHEHQLQISNLEVFTEYAVVVQAFNKIGQGPMSDEVLVHTAEGAPTEPPQDIDLVTLSSQSIKVTWSSPPLASAHGIIKGYKVIYGPSKVWYDPSSHATKISSDMQAELTGLQRYTNYSIQVLAFTNGGDGTKTEVFTTTTEQDIPGPPSSVKALAMSDDSILVSWQLPKEQNGKIIQYTVYIKELDRSRDIAPTSRKVDSLQMSLQIDNLSSKARYEFWVTAHTSIGGGPRSKKVTLTPTDRIPAKIASFGNSYSAIAKTDIQLPCIAVGFPIPALHWKIDGMPIPENDRIRQLPDGSLQITRISKDDAAQYTCMVNNKYGQDTVIHQLIVNGPPDPPEMSLTAQTTDSITVKIKPTKNVDKSSIHGFTIHYKPEFGDWSTASVPYGSEEFILDELLCGQRYHLYATAYNDIGIGDISPQVTTKTKGVQPTVPDAHRFLEVSAGSVTLHLNAWIDGGCPMKYFMVEYKPKNHKDWTLVSNSVKAGGNFVVLDLNPATWYNLRVTAHNNAGFSVAEYEFATLTVKGGALAPVREIPGMEEGQSELEKALMYFLTNVNLIVPVAAALAVIFIAFAVICVIRGRNHSFAKEEYAQYYGQMNTMNARMMTTKRDGLPYEEMGYCPPPNRKLPPVPGQHSNYNTIDRIKNGNKKQPSYTTWDPRKKQGQEMPQYDEIPYGDMGPPPSSNAVPISKGNLPQVPDEYSQVPMIPQRQVGGSIGNADEDISPYATFHLLGMREENKGGMPPNATSNIQTLPHKQHQNGVSNTPKHISQTMNPRKNEAVNQPPPMYDSVVGDYEPGHPNFQQNFGNPYDCPEGMYGGSMMSSVAGYSQVSDHAVNQSGLPLPPQHMMHPHQQQHPYPHQHQHQPPIQQMQHQIQMQRQAAQQQIMSQSLHEGQNVPGNTNTVIYKGGGPTRGQAMSLPDEDFPPPPPIRSADTSLNDSNSTTQSNLTSECSEAECDREPLVKNRAPLSSSPNAKELTTEEMRKLIERNEVVSTSSGLTAFDSVNV
- the Dscam1 gene encoding cell adhesion molecule Dscam1 isoform X3 translates to MALPFRKSLVLILLGLIASTLADTSGPVFIEEPPNHVDFSNTTGVTIVCQSRGTPLPKITWVKSDGTNITVVPGLRQVQTNGNLVLPPFRAQHYSQEVHAQTYRCIAENKLGKVQSRDVHVRAVVTSQYDIDVFKTNVIKGNDALFKCVVPSFISDFLSVISWVDSEEKTILQQDVHDGKYVVLPSGELQIRNVVPEDGFKTYKCRTKHKLTGETKLSATAGKLVITEPIGSSKPKFSGSQTDNNNIVGKTYRLSESVTLLCNGQASPIPVFRWYKFMEANNNKKLVKLDDRVKQVGGTLIIKEAKVEDSGKYLCMVNNSVGGESVETVLTVTAPLSVDVEPKTQVVDYGRSVTFKCNYKGNPIKEVFWLKNGKSINHNENTLRINSVKKDDRGMYQCFIRNEQESAQATAELKLGGRFDPPEFISHFEETIVKPGGYLSISCIAKGDPSPNIKWFIYGKEVKNEGAITVGSFRDANGDVTSHLNISQVKTQFGGTYECQASSKVGKISHMAKLNVFGAPYVKKMRPMKVVAGKSMFITCPVAGYPISNIVWEKDGRQLPFNDRQTVFPNGTLIISDIQRKEDASVYTCVARNDEGYSARSDLEVSVMEPPRIVPFSFGSESIDEGSFAQLTCSISHGDVPVSISWSLKGDVISSEPSITTTMVGGRTSILIISSVGYRHSGDYTCNAKNIAGMVTYTSTLLVNVRPRWTVEPTDKHFAQGSEAKIDCKSDGFPQPKIVWRKAIGLPVSNEQRPTPSDYKDLDVSNDRNMKIIDGTLIIKNIQKSNEGFYLCKASNGIGGISAVAKISVQAPPSFEIKKRTQTALISDNTVLQCEAKGEKPIGVLWNMNNKRLDAKVDDRYTIREEVIDDGVLSTISIKRTERGDSALFTCVATNAFGSDDTSINLIIQENPETPYDLKVLDKAGRTVKLSWQTPYNGNSNLTRYVIEFKPTKGSWKNDIDHVLVPGDQNQAVVYSLKPANSYHFRIVAQNVIGVSGPSDTITIETAEEAPSGPPVDIRVSAVDQQTLRVSWKPPLTEHWNGDILGYYVGYKATANSEEKPYLFETVEFRKEQGHEHQLQISNLEVFTEYAVVVQAFNKIGQGPMSDEVLVHTAEGAPTEPPQDIDLVTLSSQSIKVTWSSPPLASAHGIIKGYKVIYGPSKVWYDPSSHATKISSDMQAELTGLQRYTNYSIQVLAFTNGGDGTKTEVFTTTTEQDIPGPPSSVKALAMSDDSILVSWQLPKEQNGKIIQYTVYIKELDRSRDIAPTSRKVDSLQMSLQIDNLSSKARYEFWVTAHTSIGGGPRSKKVTLTPTDRIPAKIASFGNSYSAIAKTDIQLPCIAVGFPIPALHWKIDGMPIPENDRIRQLPDGSLQITRISKDDAAQYTCMVNNKYGQDTVIHQLIVNGPPDPPEMSLTAQTTDSITVKIKPTKNVDKSSIHGFTIHYKPEFGDWSTASVPYGSEEFILDELLCGQRYHLYATAYNDIGIGDISPQVTTKTKGVQPTVPDAHRFLEVSAGSVTLHLNAWIDGGCPMKYFMVEYKPKNHKDWTLVSNSVKAGGNFVVLDLNPATWYNLRVTAHNNAGFSVAEYEFATLTVKGGALAPVREIPGMEEGQSELEKALMYFLTNVNLIVPVAAALAVIFIAFAVICVIRGRNHSFAKEEYAQYYGQMNTMNARMMTTKRDGLPYEEMGYCPPPNRKLPPVPGQHSNYNTIDRIKNGNKKQPSYTTWDPRKKQGQEMPQYDEIPYGDMGPPPSSNAVPISKGNLPQVPDEYSQVPMIPQRQVGGSIGNADEDISPYATFHLLGMREENKGGMPPNATSNIQTLPHKQHQNGVSNTPKHISQTMNPRKNEAVNQPPPMYDSVVGDYEPGHPNFQQNFGNPYDCPEGMYGGSMMSSVAGYSQVSDHAVNQSGLPLPPQHMMHPHQQQHPYPHQHQHQPPIQQMQHQIQMQRQAAQQQIMSQSLHEGQNVPGNTNTVIYKGGGPTRGQAMSLPDEDFPPPPPIRSADTSLNDSNSTTQSNLTSECSEAECDREPLVKNRAPLSSSPNAKELTTEEMRKLIERNEVVSTSSGLTAFDSVNV